The nucleotide window GGGACTTCTCTCCACCTTCCTTCTTGGAGACCTCCTCCCCTAAGCTTCCTAGTTGGAGACCCCCAAGGTCAAGAACCCGCTGGGGCCagtcccctcctccccagcagcgTAGTgatggggaggaagaggaggagctgGCTGGCTTCAGCAGTGAGATGCTTGCTGGGGAGCTTAACAGCTCTGTGAGCAGCATCTCAGACTTCCCCATGCACCTAGCCTGtcctgaggaggaagagaaaacagcagcagcagcagagatggcaGTACAGGCAGCTGGAGACGAGAGCATCTCCTCCTTGAGTGAGCTGGTGCGGGCCATGCACCCGTACTGCCTGCCCAACCTCACCCACCTGACATCGCTCGAGGATGAGCTTCAGGAGCAGCCAGATGACTTGACACTGCCTGAGGattgtgtggtgctggagattgTGGGTCAGGCGGCCACAGCTGGCAATGACCTGGAGATCCCAGTTGTGGTGCGACAGATCCCTGCTGGCCCCCAGCCTGTGCTCCTGGATGACACACTAGAGGTCAGTCCGGCCTTGCAGCTGCTCATGCCACCACTAGAGGTGGAGACAGAGGTTGCTGTTCCCAAGGAAACCCTCTGCCCTAAGGATAAGGGCTTGTCACTGGACTCAAAGGAAAAGTTGGAGTCAGCCTCCATGTTGGAGCCCAGGGAGGTCATGGAGCCGTTGGCGCCCAAGGGGCCTCAGAACCCACCAGCCAACACAATGCTAAGTTCCCAGAGGGCTCGaaagggcaggaggaagaagagcAAGGAGCAGCCAGCTGCCTGTGCAGAGGGCTACACCAGGAGGCTGAGGTCGGCCTCTCGTGGGCAGTCTACAGCTGTTCCAGAGGTGACCTCTCAAGGAGGCAGCCTGCCTCAGGAGGACCTTCAAAGAGAGATTGGGCCTCCCCATGGTAGAGGGAAGCCCCGAGCTTGGGCTCGGGCCTGGGCAGCTGCCTTGGAGAAGCCCAGCTCTGTGAACTTGGAGAGCAGTACTGAGCAAGCTAGTCCTGCTAAAGAAGATCCTGTAGACCTCTGCCCCAGCCTGGTTGACCCTATCCAAGCCAACCCTGTTTCAACGCATCTCTCACTGGTTGACTCTGCTCAAGCTGACCCCATGCCACTTGACTCTGTTGAAGCTGATTCCACTGTAGTTGACTCTGGTCCCACTGCGACTGACACTGAACCTGTTGACCCTGTGCTAAGTAACCTTGCTTCAGCGAACTCAGAGCTGGTTGACCCTCTCCCAGCTGATGCAGTCCTGGCTGACTCAGCAGCAGCTGACCCTGCAGTGGTTGTTCCCATCTCAGACGACTTGTCTCCAGTTGACCCTGTCCTGGTCAAGTCAGTACAGGTTGACTCTGTTCCCAATGACCTGTCTCCAGTTGACCCTATACTGGTTAAGTCTAGGCCAACTGATCCCAGACGTGGTGCAGTATCATCAGCCCAGAGGAATCCAGGTGGCCAGCTCCTCCTGGAATCAGAGTCCTCAGAACCCCCAAAGGACAACAGTCCTGAAGTCATGGAGGTTGTAGGTCCTCCGAAGGGAGAAACTGGTACCAGTACCACAACCCAGGAAGTCAGGCCTCGGCCTCTTAGCCTATCTGAGTACCGGCGACGAAGGCAGCAGCGCCAACCAGAGGCCGAAGAGAGGACCCTTCAGCCTCCCACTGGGAAGTGGCCCAGCCTCCCAGAAACTCCCACAGGGCTGGCAGACATCCCTTGTCTTGTCATCCCTCCAGCCCCAGCCAAGAAGACAGCTCCGCAGAGAAGTCCTGAGACTCCTCCTGAGGCTTGCTTTGGGTCTGtgggccccagccctgcctctcctAGTCCTGAGCCACCTGTGAGCAAACCTATGGCCTCAGCTCCTACTGAGCAGGTGCCATCCCAAGAGAAACTGCTGCCAGCAAGACTgccacctcctgctgtgcagcccatGCCCCCCACAATGCCCACTGCTCTGCCTTTTCCAACTGGTGGGCTGGGCATGACTCCTGTGCTGCCCCTTCCCACAAATGGGCAAGCTGTGCCCAATCTGCCTCCACCACCCTTGCAGCCTCCTAATGTTGCGATGTCTCTGGGGCCAGTGCCACCTGATCCCTATACTCACTATGCCCCTGTGCCACCCTGGCCTTGTTATCCTCCTGTGTCCCCTTCTGGCTATCCTTGCCTGCCCCCCCCACCAACGGTGCCCCTAGTGTCTGGTACTCCAGGTGCCTATGCTGTGCCCCCCACTTGCAATGTGCCTTGGGtacctcctcctgccccagtcccacCGTATAATTCCAACTGTACCTACGGGCCCTTGGGATGGGGCCCAGGGCTGCAACACCCTCCGTTCTGGCCTGCTGTTCCCCCACCTCCTTTGCCACGAACCTCAGTTGGAAGAGTTGTCCCCCCACCCAAGGTGGAGCCTGGTGGCATCCCAGCTGGCTCTCCTGAAAGTGTGCCAGCTGTGCCGATGGCTCCTCCCCTCAGTCTTGGGGCAGCTGGCCAGGGAGCTCCACAGACAGAGCCCACCAAGGTGGAGGTCAAGCCAGTGCCTGCATCTCCCCATCTGAAACACAAGGCGTCCTCCCCAGTGCACAGCCCTCGGATCAAGGCTCCACCGTGTGTGTCTGCTGAGAATGTGGCTATTGAGGAGCCTGCATCAGAGAGGCTAAAGCCTGAGCCACAGGAGACTAGGCCCAAGGAGAAACCACCCTCTCCTGTTGCCAAGGCTGTTCCCACACAGGCACCAAGGCAGGGTGCTACCACCAAACTGCCTGCTGTCCACCCAGCCCGTCTAAGGAAACTGTCCTTTCTACCTACCCCTCGTACCCAGGGTCCTGAGGCCGTGGTGCAGGCTTTCATCAGTGAGATTGGTGAGTGCCACACAGTTCAGTTGTTGTGAAGGATGGCGTGAGAATTGTGTGAAGAGTGTCCTCCGTAAAACAGGATAAGCCTCCATGGGGCTGACCTTTGTTAGAATCCTTGAGAGAGAGAAGTCTGGTTGGTTTGATTCTCTTTCTCAGGGAGTGTTACTCCCCTGGTTTACTTATCACAGTGTACAGGGGCCGCATAGGGAGAGAAGCAAGGTGTTTTGGAACTTTTGGGACCAGTGTGCTCAGTGGATAGGGGCAGGTTTCCAATCCTGTGTTGTGTGCTTCCGCAGGAATTGAGGCGTCGGACCTGTCCAGTCTGCTGGAGCAATTTGAGAAATCAGAAGGTGAGGAAACCCTTTCTGTTGATGTTTCTTTTGGGCCCAGCCCTGTAGTTGCTTAAactgggaggagggagaaggggagtcTGCCACTAGAGTGGCGCCCTAATTGGAATGGGAAGACAATTCCATTGATGCAATCCAAGCCAGGGAGAGGGTACAGCATGACAGGAACTATAAAGAGTGGATGGATGGGGAGATCCAAGTGAATTGGGGACATTTTTCTAGAGGGAAGTAGTTCTCCAGCTGAGCCTTGGAAGATAGGAATTCAGAGAGCCTGCATGTGGTGAATAAAGGCAGAGGTGCAGGAAGGGTCACATATGGTGTATTTGAAAGGCAATGGCTAGTTCAGCTTCTCAGTACAAGTGTGGATCTAGGTGCTGTGGAGGATGCTATGTCGTGTTCTCAAGGAGCTTATGATCTAACTGGGGAGAGGAATCTGCAGAAACAACTCCTGAATTGACAATAGGTATCTGTAGTACAAGGCAAAGTATAAGTGTAGATCGAGAGTAGCTTATAAGACTAGCAAGTTAATCAGGTGGATTATATAGAACCTGGAATGCTAGATTTAGGAGTTGGGACTCGGTCTCTGATTCGGTGGAGTGTGTGCTTGTTCTTAAGCAGAAGAGACATAATTAAAAATAGTTGTTGGGTACCCACTGGAGGAGAATGGATTTCTTTGGGGAGACCCCAATGGAGTATGTAGGCAAAATGGATTTTCCTCCTTTGTGTCTTAAAGCCAGCGGTTCTGTGCCTCCTCAGTATGGAACGTCTGGTTGGGCTTTTAACTAGTATggtttctttgcagccaaaaaggAGTGCCCTCCCCCGGCTCCTGCTGACAGCCTGGCTGTAGGAAACTCAGGGTAAGTATGGGGATGTGAGTGAGTTACCCTACAGCTGTTGGTCAGCAGCCGGCCGGCGCTCCAGGACTGTCAACTGGATGCCTCTGTTAAGGGACATTTAGTCAGCTCTAAAGTCTTTACCTGTTCCCCACCCCTGGCTCAGCCCATCACTACTGAGCGTTGTCTTGGGTGATACATAGGAGGATATATATGAACCATCCTCTGGCTGATTCCAGTCTGGGGTTTCAAATGGTGATGCCTTTTATGTTCTGGCGAGTTGTGTTTTGGggggtttctttcctttatttaacAGGCTTTAAGGTTGCTCAAAACACTGCTGATGGTGTAAGAAAAAAATGGGGGAGGATGTTCATGGCTAGGGCTCCCTGATTCCTTGGAGGACACAGGTATCCTGGACCTCCTTGTTCCCCATTTTTCCAGTACCaagaggccttttttttttcttcatgttcaTGATACCCCATCCTCTTCTGCCAAGCACATTTTCCTCCATATTGATTTTGGGTTGGTTTGAGCTGGGCACAAGAGGCTCCCGGCTTGGAGGAGGTGGGGGGTATCAAGGTCATAGTCAGCCTGCCTCCAGGAATTGGAGAGAGCTGAGATCCAACTTACATAAAGTTCAGTCACTAAAACCCTTTTTGTGCTGGAGGAGAATGATTGGGACAGTTTGTGCCCCCTATTCCTCTCTGCACGTCCCCCTTTCCTGTTGCTTCATGAGGAAAGCAGATGTTGAGGAGGCAATGAACCAGGCTTTCCCTTTTCCCCCCGCCAGCAGCGTTGACACTCCCCAGGAGAAGAGGCCCCTAGACCGGTTACAAGCCCCAGAACTGGCCAACGTGGCAGgtgggttcagggtggggaactcTGCCTTTGATTAGTTTATGCAGCAAATGTTTGTAGAGCCCGCTCTGCAGCAAGTGTGTGTAGGTGTTGGGGATACGGAAATCTGATCGTCATCCTTGAGGTTCTTATAGTCCAGGGGGCAGATGTGTAAACAGATGAGCACGTCAAGTATCAGAGGTTGTGTGTCAAAGAAACCCGTTTGGTTTATAGTGGGGTCTGAAGAGGGACTATCAGAACAGGGTTATACAGAAGGTAATCCTCAAATCGGAGGCTTGAGAAAATCACTGACACCAGGGGCATTTGAGGTTGTTGGAACAGCTTGAGTGAACTGAAGAAACAGAGCTAGCCTGGTATCGGTATGTTTTGGGAAATGAGTGGTTCGTTTTGGCTGGAGTGTAGTGGCTGATCAGGGTGGTGGGCAGAGCTCGGAAGAGAGAAAACTGGAGTGTTAAGTAGGAGGCCAAGTTATGGGAACTTGGCTATGTTAAGCTGGTTGGACTTTATATTGTACGTTGAAGAAGCAATTGAAAAAGTCTTACCAGTTTGGTTTTAGAGTGCTTCCTCCAGCGGGAATGTAGAAGACAGGTGGACAGGTGTGATGCCCAAGGTAGAAGATTATTAGATGATTACATGAGTTCAGGGAAAATGCAGCCTGGAAGTCAGTCAGTGCCGGGGGCAGGGGGTGAGTCTAAGAATGAAGAGGTGGAACAGACAGGACCTGGCCACCAGCTGGGTTTGGGCAATGAGAGGTTCAGGAGGACTCTAGCCAGTTGGGTTTCTGTTGCTGGTCTCCAAGATGGGGAGCTCATGGGAAGGAGCGGTTGTAACAGTGGGAGAAGTTGGGCTGCTGATCAGTGTTAGTACACTTTGTGAAATGAAGTGGGGTTCTCTGGAGCCTGTATACACAGTGTTTAGAAGTGTAGAATCGGATCTCATCCTGCTATCTCCATCCTCCCTCCCCTCACAGGGCTCACCCCTCCAGCTACCCCTCCCCATCAGTTATGGAAGCCCCTGGCTGCTGTCTCTCTGCTGGCCAAAGCCAAATCTCCTAAGTCCACCGCCCAGGAGGGAACCCTGAAGCCTGAAGGAATTACAGAGGCCAAACATCCAGCTGCAGCCCGCCTCCACGAAGGGGTCCGTGGCCCTAGTCCAGTCCATGTGGGCTCTGGGGACCATGACTATTGTGTTCGGAGCaggacccccccaaaaaagacgCCTGCCCTAGTCATTCCAGAGGTGGGCTCCCGATGGAACGTCAAACGCCATCAGGATATCACCATCAAGCCTGTCTTGTCCCTGGGCTCAGTCACCTCTGTGCCTCCAGGCACAGCTGCCTCCCAGAAGCCACTTGATCACAGGACTAGCAAAGAGCAGGCAGATCCCCAAACTCCTTGCCTTGCCCCGTCTGCCTTGCTGTCCCCTGAGGCCTCACCCTGCCGGAATGACATGAACACTAGGACTCTCCCTGATCCCTCAGCCAAGCAGCAGTCAGTGCGCTGTTATCGAAAAGCCTGCAGGTCAGCCAGCCCCCCAAGCCGGGGCTGGCAAGGCCGCCGTGGCCGCAGCAGCCGTTCTGTCAGCTCTGGGTCCACCCGGACCAGCGAAGCATCTTCCTCCTCATCCTCATCGTCGTCTTCCTCATCCCGATCCCGGTCCCGGTCCCGGTCCCTCTCCCCCCCACACAAGAGGTGGCGAAGGTGAGCTCTGATGGCCTGTTAGGTTCTCTCCACTTTCGAAGTTCTCTCCTCTGGCTTAGtctgaaagcttttgcacattgAGTTTGATGAACTTTCAGGCACAAAggcttttctatttctgtctttggcttttgtcttcttccctttccctggATTTGAAGGAGGCAAGCTGTGAAAAGATAGCTTCTGTCCCCTGTTGGAGATTGGGATATCTCTGAGATCTCCTGCTTCCTAGAGACCTGCCTTGGGAGAGACCGTTAGGGTTTGGTCTTGACCATGTTGATTCCTTTGCACTGTATCAGtccttatttcttgttttttctgGTAGATGTGGGATGGTGGGCCTAGTGGGTTGTTAATGGCAAATAATCCTTCTTTTAATCATCTGTTGAGGAAAGAGTCTGGTGTCCTTTGGGTGTCACTATGGCCTCATCTACTTTTGGGGAATACCTTTTTCTCTATAATAGACCCCAATTTTTCCACTTCATCAGTGAAGAATTCTTGGTTTTTGGTGGTGAAGCTTATCTTCAGGTATGTCGTCTGTTACAGATCTAGCACAGTCACCTCCCCTTAATGCTATAATCATAGTACTCCGGTGAGACATGAGGGGAGCAGGATTCCAGAGACACGGGCCTGCctgccctcccacctctcccttACACCCGCCACCCCTCGGCTTGTTGTAGTACCTAGGGCCCAGCACTTTATCTCtgagtattatttttattctttctgacttGTTaggtattattcttatttttaattgcataATTGACAATAAATAAGATCAATGCCCAGATACTCTAGAACATGTAAAGTTCACGAGGTTCTCAGTTTGCTTTTCTTCTGCAcctcctctgcttttctctgcctTTGGTCCTGAGCTTCCTgacagggaggcagggctggggccaaGGTGAGGTAAATGGATGATATCTCCACTCCTCCATTTCTCTGTGATCTTTTGTTCTCTAGGTCCAGTTGCAGTTCTTCTGGACGTTCCCGAAGatgctcttcctcttcctcctcctcatcttcctcctcctcttcctcatcctCATCATCTAGTTCCCGAAGCCGATCCCGCTCTCCATCTCCTCGCCGGAGAAGTGACAGGAGGCGGCGGTGAGCATGTTTTCAGGGAGTTGGTGCATCTGGGGTGCAAGAGCCTATGAGTTGAGACTTGAGCTGTCTAATGTCTAGGGGGCTGACAGCACCTTTTTCTCTTGGCAGGTACAGTTCTTATCGTTCACACGACCATTACCAAAGGCAGAGAGTTCTGCAGAAGGAGCGTGCAATAGTGAGTAGAGGAACAGGTCCCAGGAGGAGAGGGCTTGTGCCTGAGCCATGACATGAGCTCACAGA belongs to Capricornis sumatraensis isolate serow.1 chromosome 23, serow.2, whole genome shotgun sequence and includes:
- the PPRC1 gene encoding peroxisome proliferator-activated receptor gamma coactivator-related protein 1 isoform X1; the encoded protein is MAARRGRRDGIAPPASGGPGPDPGGGVRSSGWGSRSQAPYGTVGAVSGGEQALLHEEGDDSGFVSLSRLGPCLRDKDLEMEELILQDGALLGTMHSYMDASLISLIEDFGSLGESRLSLEDQNEVSLLTALTEILDNADSENLSPFDSIPDSELLVSPREGSSLHRLLSLSRTPPERDLITATDPLGPSTGSSRVSGVEMALADPPWDFSPPSFLETSSPKLPSWRPPRSRTRWGQSPPPQQRSDGEEEEELAGFSSEMLAGELNSSVSSISDFPMHLACPEEEEKTAAAAEMAVQAAGDESISSLSELVRAMHPYCLPNLTHLTSLEDELQEQPDDLTLPEDCVVLEIVGQAATAGNDLEIPVVVRQIPAGPQPVLLDDTLEVSPALQLLMPPLEVETEVAVPKETLCPKDKGLSLDSKEKLESASMLEPREVMEPLAPKGPQNPPANTMLSSQRARKGRRKKSKEQPAACAEGYTRRLRSASRGQSTAVPEVTSQGGSLPQEDLQREIGPPHGRGKPRAWARAWAAALEKPSSVNLESSTEQASPAKEDPVDLCPSLVDPIQANPVSTHLSLVDSAQADPMPLDSVEADSTVVDSGPTATDTEPVDPVLSNLASANSELVDPLPADAVLADSAAADPAVVVPISDDLSPVDPVLVKSVQVDSVPNDLSPVDPILVKSRPTDPRRGAVSSAQRNPGGQLLLESESSEPPKDNSPEVMEVVGPPKGETGTSTTTQEVRPRPLSLSEYRRRRQQRQPEAEERTLQPPTGKWPSLPETPTGLADIPCLVIPPAPAKKTAPQRSPETPPEACFGSVGPSPASPSPEPPVSKPMASAPTEQVPSQEKLLPARLPPPAVQPMPPTMPTALPFPTGGLGMTPVLPLPTNGQAVPNLPPPPLQPPNVAMSLGPVPPDPYTHYAPVPPWPCYPPVSPSGYPCLPPPPTVPLVSGTPGAYAVPPTCNVPWVPPPAPVPPYNSNCTYGPLGWGPGLQHPPFWPAVPPPPLPRTSVGRVVPPPKVEPGGIPAGSPESVPAVPMAPPLSLGAAGQGAPQTEPTKVEVKPVPASPHLKHKASSPVHSPRIKAPPCVSAENVAIEEPASERLKPEPQETRPKEKPPSPVAKAVPTQAPRQGATTKLPAVHPARLRKLSFLPTPRTQGPEAVVQAFISEIGIEASDLSSLLEQFEKSEAKKECPPPAPADSLAVGNSGSVDTPQEKRPLDRLQAPELANVAGLTPPATPPHQLWKPLAAVSLLAKAKSPKSTAQEGTLKPEGITEAKHPAAARLHEGVRGPSPVHVGSGDHDYCVRSRTPPKKTPALVIPEVGSRWNVKRHQDITIKPVLSLGSVTSVPPGTAASQKPLDHRTSKEQADPQTPCLAPSALLSPEASPCRNDMNTRTLPDPSAKQQSVRCYRKACRSASPPSRGWQGRRGRSSRSVSSGSTRTSEASSSSSSSSSSSSRSRSRSRSLSPPHKRWRRSSCSSSGRSRRCSSSSSSSSSSSSSSSSSSSSRSRSRSPSPRRRSDRRRRYSSYRSHDHYQRQRVLQKERAIEERRVVFIGKIPGRMTRSELKQRFSVFGEIEECTIHFRVQGDNYGFVTYRYAEEAFAAIESGHKLRQADEQPFDLCFGGRRQFCKRSYSDLDSNREDFDPAPVKSKFDSLDFDTLLKQAQKNLRR
- the PPRC1 gene encoding peroxisome proliferator-activated receptor gamma coactivator-related protein 1 isoform X2 is translated as MGRCWGPCTAIWMPPLSPSLKILVALESIPDSELLVSPREGSSLHRLLSLSRTPPERDLITATDPLGPSTGSSRVSGVEMALADPPWDFSPPSFLETSSPKLPSWRPPRSRTRWGQSPPPQQRSDGEEEEELAGFSSEMLAGELNSSVSSISDFPMHLACPEEEEKTAAAAEMAVQAAGDESISSLSELVRAMHPYCLPNLTHLTSLEDELQEQPDDLTLPEDCVVLEIVGQAATAGNDLEIPVVVRQIPAGPQPVLLDDTLEVSPALQLLMPPLEVETEVAVPKETLCPKDKGLSLDSKEKLESASMLEPREVMEPLAPKGPQNPPANTMLSSQRARKGRRKKSKEQPAACAEGYTRRLRSASRGQSTAVPEVTSQGGSLPQEDLQREIGPPHGRGKPRAWARAWAAALEKPSSVNLESSTEQASPAKEDPVDLCPSLVDPIQANPVSTHLSLVDSAQADPMPLDSVEADSTVVDSGPTATDTEPVDPVLSNLASANSELVDPLPADAVLADSAAADPAVVVPISDDLSPVDPVLVKSVQVDSVPNDLSPVDPILVKSRPTDPRRGAVSSAQRNPGGQLLLESESSEPPKDNSPEVMEVVGPPKGETGTSTTTQEVRPRPLSLSEYRRRRQQRQPEAEERTLQPPTGKWPSLPETPTGLADIPCLVIPPAPAKKTAPQRSPETPPEACFGSVGPSPASPSPEPPVSKPMASAPTEQVPSQEKLLPARLPPPAVQPMPPTMPTALPFPTGGLGMTPVLPLPTNGQAVPNLPPPPLQPPNVAMSLGPVPPDPYTHYAPVPPWPCYPPVSPSGYPCLPPPPTVPLVSGTPGAYAVPPTCNVPWVPPPAPVPPYNSNCTYGPLGWGPGLQHPPFWPAVPPPPLPRTSVGRVVPPPKVEPGGIPAGSPESVPAVPMAPPLSLGAAGQGAPQTEPTKVEVKPVPASPHLKHKASSPVHSPRIKAPPCVSAENVAIEEPASERLKPEPQETRPKEKPPSPVAKAVPTQAPRQGATTKLPAVHPARLRKLSFLPTPRTQGPEAVVQAFISEIGIEASDLSSLLEQFEKSEAKKECPPPAPADSLAVGNSGSVDTPQEKRPLDRLQAPELANVAGLTPPATPPHQLWKPLAAVSLLAKAKSPKSTAQEGTLKPEGITEAKHPAAARLHEGVRGPSPVHVGSGDHDYCVRSRTPPKKTPALVIPEVGSRWNVKRHQDITIKPVLSLGSVTSVPPGTAASQKPLDHRTSKEQADPQTPCLAPSALLSPEASPCRNDMNTRTLPDPSAKQQSVRCYRKACRSASPPSRGWQGRRGRSSRSVSSGSTRTSEASSSSSSSSSSSSRSRSRSRSLSPPHKRWRRSSCSSSGRSRRCSSSSSSSSSSSSSSSSSSSSRSRSRSPSPRRRSDRRRRSYRSHDHYQRQRVLQKERAIEERRVVFIGKIPGRMTRSELKQRFSVFGEIEECTIHFRVQGDNYGFVTYRYAEEAFAAIESGHKLRQADEQPFDLCFGGRRQFCKRSYSDLDSNREDFDPAPVKSKFDSLDFDTLLKQAQKNLRR
- the PPRC1 gene encoding peroxisome proliferator-activated receptor gamma coactivator-related protein 1 isoform X3, with protein sequence MAARRGRRDGIAPPASGGPGPDPGGGVRSSGWGSRSQAPYGTVGAVSGGEQALLHEEGDDSGFVSLSRLGPCLRDKDLEMEELILQDGALLGTMHSYMDASLISLIEDFGSLGESRLSLEDQNEVSLLTALTEILDNADSENLSPFDSIPDSELLVSPREGSSLHRLLSLSRTPPERDLITATDPLGPSTGSSRVSGVEMALADPPWDFSPPSFLETSSPKLPSWRPPRSRTRWGQSPPPQQRSDGEEEEELAGFSSEMLAGELNSSVSSISDFPMHLACPEEEEKTAAAAEMAVQAAGDESISSLSELVRAMHPYCLPNLTHLTSLEDELQEQPDDLTLPEDCVVLEIVGQAATAGNDLEIPVVVRQIPAGPQPVLLDDTLEVSPALQLLMPPLEVETEVAVPKETLCPKDKGLSLDSKEKLESASMLEPREVMEPLAPKGPQNPPANTMLSSQRARKGRRKKSKEQPAACAEGYTRRLRSASRGQSTAVPEVTSQGGSLPQEDLQREIGPPHGRGKPRAWARAWAAALEKPSSVNLESSTEQASPAKEDPVDLCPSLVDPIQANPVSTHLSLVDSAQADPMPLDSVEADSTVVDSGPTATDTEPVDPVLSNLASANSELVDPLPADAVLADSAAADPAVVVPISDDLSPVDPVLVKSVQVDSVPNDLSPVDPILVKSRPTDPRRGAVSSAQRNPGGQLLLESESSEPPKDNSPEVMEVVGPPKGETGTSTTTQEVRPRPLSLSEYRRRRQQRQPEAEERTLQPPTGKWPSLPETPTGLADIPCLVIPPAPAKKTAPQRSPETPPEACFGSVGPSPASPSPEPPVSKPMASAPTEQVPSQEKLLPARLPPPAVQPMPPTMPTALPFPTGGLGMTPVLPLPTNGQAVPNLPPPPLQPPNVAMSLGPVPPDPYTHYAPVPPWPCYPPVSPSGYPCLPPPPTVPLVSGTPGAYAVPPTCNVPWVPPPAPVPPYNSNCTYGPLGWGPGLQHPPFWPAVPPPPLPRTSVGRVVPPPKVEPGGIPAGSPESVPAVPMAPPLSLGAAGQGAPQTEPTKVEVKPVPASPHLKHKASSPVHSPRIKAPPCVSAENVAIEEPASERLKPEPQETRPKEKPPSPVAKAVPTQAPRQGATTKLPAVHPARLRKLSFLPTPRTQGPEAVVQAFISEIGIEASDLSSLLEQFEKSEAKKECPPPAPADSLAVGNSGSSCSSSGRSRRCSSSSSSSSSSSSSSSSSSSSRSRSRSPSPRRRSDRRRRYSSYRSHDHYQRQRVLQKERAIEERRVVFIGKIPGRMTRSELKQRFSVFGEIEECTIHFRVQGDNYGFVTYRYAEEAFAAIESGHKLRQADEQPFDLCFGGRRQFCKRSYSDLDSNREDFDPAPVKSKFDSLDFDTLLKQAQKNLRR